A genomic stretch from Lathyrus oleraceus cultivar Zhongwan6 chromosome 2, CAAS_Psat_ZW6_1.0, whole genome shotgun sequence includes:
- the LOC127123489 gene encoding uncharacterized protein LOC127123489, with amino-acid sequence MAIFSHTKKTIEKAFGRKISEIFENFEELPVASGSIAQVYRASLKYRYPGQQAKPMVVAVKVRHPGVGESIRRDFAIINFVAKSSNFIPALNWLRLDESVQQFAVFMMSQVDLAREAAHLNRFIYNFRQWRDVSFPKPVYPLVHPAVLVETYENGESVSHYVDELQGHERIKSALAHIGSHALLKMLLVDNFIHADMHPGNILVRVPRSKDRKQFFKSKPHVIFLDVGMTAELSGSDRVNLLEFFKAVAHRDGRTAAECTLRLSKEQNNPTDSRNLFADLNPFLIKGTGKSSVHNKPAENKPPEHESKP; translated from the exons ATGGCCAT TTTTAGCCACACAAAGAAAACTATAGAAAAAGCATTTGGCCGTAAAATTTCTGAAATCTTTGAGAATTTTGAAGAATTGCCTGTTGCATCTGGAAGTATTGCTCAAGTGTATCGTGCTTCTTTAAAATACCGTTACCCTGGTCAGCAAGCAAAGCCCATGGTAGTTGCAGTGAAGGTCAGACATCCTGGCGTGGGAGAATCTATTAGAAGAGATTTTGCTATTATCAATTTTGTGGCAAAATCTTCAAACTTCATCCCTGCACTTAATTGGTTAAGGTTGGATGAAAGTGTTCAGCAGTTTGCAGTTTTCATGATGTCTCAAGTTGACCTTGCAAGAGAAGCTGCTCATTTGAACCGCTTTATTTACAATTTCCGTCAATGGAGGGATGTGTCTTTCCCAAAGCCTGTTTATCCACTTGTGCATCCTGCAGTTTTAGTGGAAACATATGAGAATGGAGAAAGTGTCTCACATTATGTTGATGAGCTTCAAGGACACGAACGGATTAAAAGTGCTCTTGCTCATATTGGTAGTCATGCACTTTTAAAGATGCTTCTGGTGGACAACTTCATTCATGCAGACATGCATCCTGGAAATATCCTTGTTCGGGTGCCTCGGAGCAAGGATCGCAAACAGTTCTTCAAATCAAAGCCCCATGTAATTTTCCTTGACGTAGGTATGACTGCTGAGCTCTCTGGTAGCGATCGAGTAAATTTATTGGAATTTTTCAAAGCTGTTGCACACAGAGATGGTCGGACTGCTGCTGAGTGCACACTCAGGCTGTCAAAGGAACAGAACAACCCCACCGATTCTCGGAACCTTTTTGCAGATCTGAACCCATTCTTGATAAAAGGGACTGGGAAGTCCTCCGTGCACAACAAACCTGCGGAAAATAAACCTCCTGAGCACGAATCCAAACCGTAG